A window from Saccharicrinis carchari encodes these proteins:
- the bla gene encoding subclass B1 metallo-beta-lactamase: protein MIKKEFLILIFGLIGLFSSKAQTNEKIVIDNDIQLIHLQDSVYIHVTWHHLDNFGRFPSNGLIVIKNGQALMIDTPMDNYKTERLTKYLKDSMSVDLAKLIIGHFHDDCMGGLGYLQSIGIESIANSMTIEKCKEIGLPIPSTSFTDLLTFDFNGELIDCRYFGAGHSFDNITVWIPCKKILFGGCLIKSINSKGLGNMSDAFVNDWDMTVEKVMKEYPEINTVIPGHGDFGGIELLTHTIELVDKEKNK from the coding sequence ATGATAAAAAAGGAATTTTTGATATTAATATTCGGACTGATTGGGTTATTTTCATCTAAAGCACAGACCAATGAAAAAATCGTGATTGATAATGACATTCAATTGATTCATCTTCAAGATTCTGTATATATCCATGTGACTTGGCATCATCTTGATAATTTCGGACGATTTCCATCAAACGGACTGATTGTAATTAAAAACGGACAGGCTCTGATGATTGACACACCAATGGATAATTATAAAACCGAGAGATTAACAAAGTATTTGAAAGATTCTATGTCTGTTGATTTGGCTAAATTGATTATTGGACATTTTCACGATGATTGCATGGGTGGTTTGGGTTATTTACAAAGTATCGGAATTGAATCAATTGCAAATTCAATGACAATTGAGAAATGCAAAGAGATCGGATTACCTATTCCATCAACATCTTTTACTGATTTGTTGACATTTGATTTTAACGGAGAACTAATTGATTGCCGATATTTTGGAGCGGGACACTCATTTGACAATATCACGGTTTGGATTCCGTGTAAAAAGATTCTTTTTGGCGGTTGCTTGATAAAGTCAATTAATTCAAAAGGACTGGGTAATATGTCTGATGCTTTTGTAAATGATTGGGATATGACAGTTGAAAAGGTAATGAAAGAATACCCTGAGATTAATACAGTGATTCCAGGACACGGAGATTTTGGTGGTATTGAATTATTAACACATACGATTGAATTAGTTGATAAAGAGAAAAATAAGTAA
- a CDS encoding DsrE family protein: protein MKTKILLAILTTILFFDTTKIMGQQEKSENTPDKLVIVWTSDDPYLAERMVLMYAHAAKTAGWFKEVTVVIWGPSAKMVAENLKIQEKLKAMQKDRVEIQACIACATAYEVVDELKNLNFEVKGMGKPLSDYLKSGAKVITF, encoded by the coding sequence ATGAAAACTAAAATTTTACTTGCCATATTAACCACAATTTTGTTTTTTGATACTACAAAAATTATGGGGCAACAAGAAAAATCCGAAAACACGCCTGATAAACTGGTAATAGTCTGGACCAGTGACGATCCGTACCTGGCCGAAAGAATGGTATTAATGTATGCGCATGCAGCTAAAACAGCTGGTTGGTTTAAAGAGGTAACGGTGGTTATCTGGGGACCTTCGGCAAAAATGGTTGCCGAAAACCTGAAAATTCAGGAGAAACTGAAAGCCATGCAAAAAGACAGGGTGGAAATTCAGGCCTGCATTGCCTGTGCTACAGCCTATGAAGTAGTCGATGAGCTCAAAAATCTCAATTTTGAAGTTAAAGGAATGGGCAAACCACTAAGTGATTACCTGAAAAGCGGGGCAAAAGTCATCACATTTTAA
- a CDS encoding NERD domain-containing protein has protein sequence MKYITAVRLIFLNSSLKLNELITYFLLLSTLYILFIAFKKYYLPKILGRLGEYYVARTLKRLNKKDYVVYNNIYLRNNGNTSQIDHLVLSIYGIFVIETKNYKGWIFGNDRSKYWTQILYKKKYKIYNPVIQNWTHVNFLKRISFELKNSNYFPIIVFAGNAKLKKIVSSVPVIYKRKLIRTIKRNKEVHITHEQLAKIDRTIKQSLISGKVIKKEHIKNVKRNIKRKKAKRRGDSNICPKCGGKLVIKQGRYGWFQGCSNYPICKSTKNVK, from the coding sequence ATGAAATATATAACTGCCGTTAGATTAATTTTTTTAAACTCTTCACTTAAATTGAACGAACTAATAACATACTTTTTACTCCTATCAACTTTATATATTTTATTCATTGCTTTTAAGAAATACTACTTGCCAAAAATTCTTGGAAGATTAGGAGAATATTATGTTGCAAGAACTTTAAAAAGATTAAATAAAAAAGACTACGTAGTTTATAACAATATTTACTTAAGAAATAATGGAAATACATCTCAAATAGACCATCTAGTGCTGTCCATATATGGAATATTCGTAATTGAAACTAAGAACTATAAGGGTTGGATATTTGGAAATGATAGATCCAAATATTGGACTCAAATACTTTACAAAAAGAAATATAAAATCTATAATCCCGTCATTCAAAACTGGACACATGTAAATTTTCTTAAGCGCATTTCCTTTGAGCTAAAAAATTCAAACTATTTTCCCATTATCGTGTTTGCAGGTAACGCAAAACTGAAAAAAATAGTTTCTTCTGTACCCGTCATTTATAAACGTAAGCTCATAAGAACTATTAAACGAAATAAAGAAGTTCACATTACACATGAACAATTGGCAAAAATTGACAGGACAATCAAACAATCACTGATCTCTGGAAAAGTCATAAAAAAAGAACACATAAAAAATGTAAAAAGGAATATTAAAAGGAAGAAAGCCAAGAGACGTGGAGATTCAAATATCTGTCCAAAATGCGGAGGGAAACTAGTGATTAAACAGGGGAGATATGGATGGTTCCAGGGTTGTTCTAATTACCCAATTTGTAAATCCACTAAAAATGTCAAATAA
- a CDS encoding TlpA family protein disulfide reductase, whose product MKNLVLTIAGIVLLGSCSPKRPDVVERPVFEVWNSTAIEIDKIELTDSSTVIHFDAFYRPKWWIRIASDTYIRESGSEERLLVSHAEGLELDTEFFLPESGEASFKLFFPPLPEGITKIDFIESDCENCFKIWGIHLLPGSKIKMDGLTFEGSGKRDMEFPAMTFSDEPARISGTILGYSEEAFGDELVLHGLNVFSLTNDQTSISISADGHFSGEVYPGLPQMWHLANMGAVLLVPGEETRIVMDLKRKSRFESRHRNDKEASDSLYYTVDMKGMSGADLILLEKSMLVGFDELSEAAAEKSPMELKAYLEQQIDMRMGEGRSQGNSDKLQDILRAKYRMEALGYLLSYEGFVRFVKSKSSGLPRERWHELEIEVEKPGPDYYSSLANFFEDKGFLFPQGAMAVDRYRKINHLQLKTQNASAKEHFLYLKENVPAVLGENALFMDLACARFFSDAIQRKGALDEQNKEEMLALMSNPALARLIIDDNDRMLAMVESAKKASGGDFTINEVPQVEDGQVLEAILEQHRGKVVVVAFWATWCGPCIASIEPMTPLKKSMADKDVVFVYFTDGSSPIGLWSEYLQKIDGQHYRFDNALMQHLRDKYKVSAIPTFFVFDKEGKQIEKHTGFPGVATLEAAIKKGLG is encoded by the coding sequence AAATTGAATTGACAGACTCCTCCACCGTCATTCATTTCGATGCTTTTTACAGGCCGAAATGGTGGATAAGAATCGCATCGGATACATATATACGTGAGAGCGGTAGCGAAGAACGCCTTTTGGTTTCCCATGCCGAAGGCCTGGAGCTTGATACGGAATTTTTTCTGCCGGAAAGTGGCGAAGCTTCGTTTAAGCTATTTTTCCCTCCGCTTCCCGAGGGAATAACCAAGATTGATTTTATAGAAAGCGATTGTGAGAATTGTTTCAAAATATGGGGCATCCATCTCTTGCCCGGCTCAAAGATTAAAATGGATGGTTTAACATTTGAAGGCTCCGGTAAAAGGGACATGGAATTCCCTGCCATGACCTTTTCCGATGAACCGGCCAGGATTTCCGGTACCATATTGGGATACAGTGAGGAAGCGTTCGGCGATGAGTTGGTATTGCATGGATTAAATGTGTTTTCATTGACCAACGATCAGACTTCCATAAGTATTTCGGCAGATGGCCATTTCTCCGGAGAGGTATATCCGGGACTCCCCCAAATGTGGCATTTAGCAAATATGGGAGCCGTTTTGCTGGTTCCGGGGGAAGAAACCAGGATTGTTATGGATCTGAAAAGGAAAAGTCGTTTCGAGTCGCGTCATCGCAACGACAAAGAAGCTTCCGATTCTTTGTATTATACGGTAGACATGAAAGGCATGTCCGGCGCTGATCTTATCTTACTGGAAAAATCTATGTTGGTCGGTTTTGATGAGCTGTCGGAGGCCGCTGCCGAGAAGAGCCCTATGGAATTGAAAGCGTATCTTGAGCAGCAGATAGACATGAGGATGGGGGAGGGGCGGTCCCAGGGAAATTCAGATAAGCTACAAGATATTTTAAGGGCTAAATACCGGATGGAGGCCCTTGGTTATTTATTGTCCTATGAGGGGTTTGTCAGATTTGTAAAATCAAAATCCAGCGGTCTGCCCCGTGAAAGGTGGCACGAACTTGAGATAGAAGTGGAAAAACCCGGTCCCGATTACTATTCGTCCCTGGCCAACTTTTTTGAGGACAAAGGTTTTTTGTTTCCACAAGGAGCCATGGCTGTTGACCGATACCGAAAAATTAACCATCTGCAGCTGAAAACACAGAATGCTTCGGCAAAAGAGCATTTTTTGTATCTCAAAGAAAATGTGCCAGCCGTTTTGGGTGAGAATGCACTCTTTATGGATTTGGCATGTGCCCGGTTTTTTTCAGATGCCATTCAACGGAAGGGTGCCCTGGATGAGCAGAACAAGGAGGAAATGCTTGCATTGATGAGCAATCCGGCACTCGCAAGGTTGATAATAGATGATAATGACCGCATGCTCGCGATGGTGGAGTCCGCCAAGAAGGCTTCCGGGGGAGATTTCACTATCAATGAGGTGCCGCAAGTAGAGGACGGTCAGGTTTTGGAGGCAATTTTGGAACAGCACCGGGGAAAAGTGGTTGTGGTGGCTTTCTGGGCAACTTGGTGTGGCCCCTGTATTGCGTCTATCGAACCGATGACGCCCCTGAAGAAGAGTATGGCCGATAAAGATGTCGTATTTGTATATTTTACGGACGGTTCATCCCCGATTGGGTTGTGGAGTGAGTATCTTCAAAAAATTGATGGGCAGCATTACCGGTTTGACAATGCCCTTATGCAACATTTGCGCGACAAGTATAAGGTTTCGGCCATTCCTACGTTTTTTGTGTTCGATAAGGAAGGAAAACAAATAGAAAAGCATACGGGCTTTCCCGGTGTGGCCACGCTTGAAGCTGCTATAAAAAAAGGATTGGGTTAA